One genomic region from Reichenbachiella ulvae encodes:
- the coaD gene encoding pantetheine-phosphate adenylyltransferase translates to MAADKKIAMFPGSFDPFTKGHEDIVRRASALFDEIIIAIGHNSKKQRYFEIDYMIDRIESTFADDPSISVITYNELTASLAEKYNANYLLRGLRNTTDFEYENSIAQVNRYLNDKLETVFLITSPEWAHISSTIIREVHKYDGDISPFVPYEV, encoded by the coding sequence ATGGCAGCTGATAAGAAAATAGCAATGTTTCCTGGTTCTTTTGATCCCTTCACCAAGGGGCATGAGGACATCGTGCGTAGAGCTTCTGCTCTCTTTGATGAGATTATCATTGCCATTGGTCATAATTCCAAGAAGCAGAGATACTTCGAAATTGATTACATGATTGATAGGATTGAATCAACTTTTGCTGATGATCCCAGTATATCTGTTATTACCTACAATGAATTGACTGCTTCTCTTGCAGAAAAGTATAATGCCAATTATTTGCTGAGAGGATTAAGAAATACCACAGATTTCGAATATGAGAACAGCATCGCACAGGTCAATCGATACCTGAATGATAAATTAGAGACTGTCTTTCTCATTACCTCACCTGAATGGGCACACATCAGCTCGACAATTATCAGAGAAGTGCACAAATATGATGGAGACATCAGCCCTTTTGTACCTTATGAGGTGTAA
- a CDS encoding NUDIX hydrolase → MKIYMNEIPVRIRDKRKKPLKFYDLILDDSETLIPLAKLKGHVLLENKPDSAIDKLLKIMTNKKHQKIKSVEIVVQDKETARNYLVSHFNLVEAAGGVVEKGKKILLIHRNDLWDIPKGKLEKNEKTREGAIREVEEETGAKVEIIEKICSTWHTYLMKQKYVLKKTHWYRMHCLDDSKIKPQKEENIDAAIFMSRSEVDVAMFHSYRTIEQVIKKHRSLQDKVLT, encoded by the coding sequence ATGAAAATATACATGAACGAAATCCCAGTAAGGATCAGAGACAAGAGAAAGAAACCTCTCAAGTTTTACGACCTCATTCTGGATGATTCCGAGACATTGATTCCGCTTGCCAAATTGAAAGGTCATGTATTGCTGGAAAACAAACCTGATAGTGCTATCGACAAGTTGCTCAAAATCATGACCAACAAGAAACACCAAAAAATCAAAAGTGTAGAAATAGTGGTTCAGGATAAAGAAACGGCTAGAAACTACCTTGTTTCCCATTTCAACCTAGTCGAAGCTGCTGGTGGAGTAGTAGAAAAAGGAAAGAAGATATTGTTGATTCATAGAAACGATCTCTGGGATATCCCAAAAGGGAAATTGGAAAAGAATGAAAAGACCAGAGAAGGTGCGATCCGTGAAGTAGAGGAAGAAACAGGTGCCAAGGTGGAAATCATAGAAAAGATCTGCTCGACCTGGCACACTTACCTGATGAAACAAAAATATGTGCTAAAAAAGACACATTGGTATCGAATGCATTGCCTGGATGACAGCAAAATAAAACCACAAAAGGAGGAGAATATAGATGCTGCCATTTTCATGAGTCGTTCAGAAGTAGATGTAGCGATGTTTCATTCATATAGAACGATAGAGCAAGTCATCAAAAAACATAGGAGCTTACAGGACAAGGTATTGACCTAA
- the pyrE gene encoding orotate phosphoribosyltransferase, translated as MSNQGSNVALRSRIASELLKIKAIKLSPSEPFKWSSGWNSPIYCDNRMTLSYPDLRTMIKNAFVQDIKLRYPEVEVIAGVATAGIPQGAIIAENMNLPFIYVRDKAKAHGTANRIEGKIQEGKNVVVIEDLISTGGSSIKAIEALREAGMKVLGLAAIFSYCFPQADKNLEAAEVDYFTLSGYDVLLDIAKNEKYIEPEAMESLAAWRKDPENWNV; from the coding sequence ATGAGTAATCAAGGATCTAACGTGGCACTACGATCAAGAATCGCATCGGAGTTGCTCAAAATCAAAGCTATTAAGTTAAGTCCCTCGGAACCATTCAAATGGAGCTCGGGATGGAACTCACCCATCTACTGCGACAATCGTATGACCTTGTCCTATCCTGATCTGCGTACCATGATCAAGAATGCCTTCGTGCAGGATATCAAATTGCGCTACCCAGAGGTAGAGGTAATTGCCGGTGTTGCGACAGCTGGTATCCCTCAGGGAGCGATCATTGCCGAAAACATGAATCTTCCCTTTATCTACGTGAGAGATAAGGCCAAAGCGCACGGTACGGCCAACAGGATCGAAGGTAAAATTCAGGAAGGAAAAAACGTAGTAGTGATTGAAGACTTGATCTCTACCGGAGGAAGTTCTATTAAGGCCATAGAAGCATTGAGAGAAGCTGGTATGAAGGTTTTAGGTCTTGCTGCCATATTCTCATATTGTTTCCCACAAGCTGATAAAAACCTGGAAGCTGCAGAGGTGGATTATTTTACTCTATCTGGATACGATGTCTTATTGGATATCGCAAAAAATGAAAAATACATTGAACCAGAAGCAATGGAATCTCTAGCTGCCTGGCGAAAGGATCCAGAAAATTGGAATGTCTGA
- a CDS encoding TIGR02757 family protein — protein MIDQKLKTFLDQKVEEYNQPGFIADDPICIPHEYSKKQDIEIAGLFAATLAWGLRKTIINKCHELLALMDNSPHDFVLNHSDQDLKAFVHFKHRTFNYTDTLYFISFLKHHYQQHDSLEHAFTQGLEVDLSTMLKNYHQYFFSLEYAPDRTKKHVSTPARKSACKRLNMYLRWMVRQDHCGVDFGIWKNIKPENLICPLDVHVQRTAQKLLLLNRKQSDWQAATELTENLRTLDPKDPVKYDFALFGLGVIEKF, from the coding sequence ATGATTGATCAAAAACTCAAGACATTTTTAGATCAAAAAGTAGAAGAATACAATCAGCCAGGCTTCATTGCAGATGACCCGATTTGTATTCCCCACGAATACAGCAAGAAGCAAGATATTGAGATTGCGGGTTTGTTTGCAGCCACACTGGCCTGGGGCTTGCGAAAAACCATTATCAACAAATGCCACGAATTACTGGCCTTGATGGACAACTCCCCTCATGATTTTGTACTCAATCATTCGGATCAGGATCTTAAAGCCTTTGTTCATTTCAAGCACCGTACATTTAACTATACGGATACATTGTACTTCATTTCCTTTCTAAAGCATCATTATCAACAACATGATTCTCTGGAGCATGCTTTTACTCAAGGTTTAGAAGTGGATTTATCGACCATGTTAAAAAACTACCATCAATACTTTTTCAGCTTGGAATATGCCCCGGACCGAACTAAAAAACACGTATCCACACCTGCCAGAAAATCAGCCTGCAAAAGGCTCAACATGTATTTGAGATGGATGGTAAGACAGGATCATTGTGGGGTTGATTTTGGAATCTGGAAAAATATAAAACCAGAAAATCTCATTTGCCCCTTAGACGTTCACGTACAACGAACGGCACAAAAACTGTTATTGCTAAACAGAAAGCAAAGTGACTGGCAAGCCGCCACCGAGCTGACCGAGAATTTAAGAACACTAGATCCAAAAGATCCGGTCAAATACGATTTTGCCTTATTCGGATTGGGCGTGATTGAAAAATTCTAA
- a CDS encoding LysM peptidoglycan-binding domain-containing protein: MNYKVTLTFFFLLIGLVSQASPMDSLRTEKIKGQKFIIHRVEPQETLFSISRKYGVSVDEIRKYNPEVNDGLKMFTVLKIPTGEKKGLFSRNKEEKPTVPTPDDFDKYHIVQPGETLFAISRKYEMSVDSIRQINQLSSNEIGIGDTLWIQKARVDLAPTEKTTPDKQEERTEKSFHIVASSETLFSISRKYNLALDSLRKYNKLNSDNIGVGDTLWLEGLNDKSMVVQSDLAEEPTEELTPAPSTLDSSQYHTVAPSETMFSISKKYNQDLDSLVAWNNLESYNLSIGQKLLVVAPKPTKADSTKKTPQLAEVKKKEAALDTIFVKTDNSPIKTTANVNQEGKIEIKQEGFAMEIEDTDHTTKYLALHRDAPPGTLMKVINQMNGKEVDVRVVGNLPESGLNKNVMLRISHAAFLGLGALDYKIPVQASYVEK, encoded by the coding sequence TTGAATTATAAAGTAACCTTAACCTTCTTTTTTCTTTTGATTGGACTTGTGTCTCAAGCTTCTCCAATGGACAGCCTGCGTACAGAGAAAATCAAAGGACAAAAATTCATCATACATAGAGTAGAGCCTCAAGAGACTCTGTTTTCTATTTCCAGAAAATACGGAGTTTCAGTAGACGAAATCAGAAAGTACAATCCGGAGGTGAATGACGGCCTTAAGATGTTTACCGTGCTCAAAATACCAACAGGTGAAAAGAAAGGACTCTTCAGTCGAAATAAAGAAGAAAAACCGACAGTCCCTACCCCAGATGATTTTGACAAGTATCATATCGTTCAACCAGGAGAAACGCTTTTCGCAATTTCCAGAAAATACGAGATGTCCGTAGACTCCATCCGCCAAATCAATCAATTGAGCTCCAATGAAATTGGAATTGGTGATACACTTTGGATTCAAAAAGCCCGAGTTGATCTTGCACCGACCGAAAAAACCACCCCTGATAAGCAGGAAGAAAGAACGGAAAAAAGTTTTCATATCGTGGCAAGCTCTGAAACCTTGTTCTCCATCTCAAGGAAATACAACTTAGCTCTTGATTCTCTTAGAAAATACAATAAACTCAATTCTGACAACATAGGAGTCGGTGATACGCTTTGGCTAGAAGGTTTGAATGATAAATCCATGGTGGTACAATCTGATCTGGCAGAAGAACCTACAGAAGAGTTAACTCCAGCACCATCCACATTGGACAGCAGCCAGTACCACACTGTAGCACCATCTGAAACCATGTTTTCCATTTCGAAAAAATACAACCAAGATCTGGATTCGCTAGTTGCATGGAACAATCTGGAATCATACAACCTTAGCATTGGACAAAAGCTACTTGTTGTTGCTCCAAAACCGACAAAAGCTGATTCAACTAAAAAGACGCCCCAATTGGCAGAGGTTAAAAAGAAAGAAGCAGCATTGGACACCATCTTTGTCAAAACCGATAACTCTCCCATCAAAACCACTGCCAATGTAAATCAGGAGGGTAAAATAGAAATTAAGCAAGAAGGTTTCGCGATGGAAATCGAGGATACTGATCACACTACCAAATACCTCGCGCTACATCGAGACGCGCCTCCAGGTACATTGATGAAAGTGATCAATCAAATGAATGGTAAAGAAGTGGATGTAAGAGTGGTAGGCAATCTGCCTGAGAGTGGGCTCAACAAGAATGTGATGCTTCGAATCTCACATGCTGCATTCTTAGGATTGGGCGCTCTGGATTATAAAATCCCAGTTCAGGCTTCTTATGTCGAAAAATGA
- a CDS encoding NfeD family protein gives MLKKTNYEINIARDKVSNHQSNSNMKTNIIPILCLLLMPLLSWAEADSTLVFLMKLDAEIDPRTNRYTELALDKAEEMKADLVVIEMDTYGGALNDADDIRTRVLELEIPIYVFINKDAASAGALISIACDSIYMAKGASIGAATVVTQDGSAAPDKYQSYMRSIMRSTAEATGRNPRIAEAMVDQTIEVDSISTEGKVITFSTSEAIKYGFCEAQVDDLKEIVSRSGIEEYELYEYELSMSERIVSIFINPFVSGILIMVILGGIYFELQTPGVGFPILAALVALVLYFIPYYMNGLAEYWEMALFFIGLVLIALEIFVIPGFGIAGISGIFLSVGSLVLIMVNNDFFDFSFVPTGNIAVAAMTALLGLIGAFIVMFIGGVRLTQSKAFDRIALPNVLDSKAGYTSNFKTESFIGKTGNTYTILRPSGKVMIEDAIYDASSRGEYIDKDTEIEVIAEEGNYLKVRQKS, from the coding sequence ATGTTAAAAAAGACAAATTACGAAATTAATATTGCCAGAGACAAGGTTTCCAATCATCAATCCAATAGTAATATGAAAACCAACATTATTCCAATTCTATGTTTACTGCTAATGCCCCTTTTGAGTTGGGCTGAAGCCGACAGTACTTTAGTTTTCTTAATGAAACTGGATGCAGAAATTGATCCCCGAACCAATCGATATACAGAACTGGCCCTGGACAAGGCCGAAGAGATGAAGGCTGATTTGGTGGTGATCGAAATGGATACCTATGGAGGTGCATTGAATGATGCCGATGATATCAGAACCAGAGTGCTGGAATTGGAAATCCCCATATACGTTTTTATCAATAAGGATGCAGCTTCAGCAGGAGCATTGATTTCTATTGCTTGCGATAGTATATACATGGCCAAAGGGGCATCGATTGGAGCTGCTACTGTTGTGACACAGGACGGGAGTGCGGCACCAGACAAATACCAGTCATACATGCGCTCCATCATGCGCTCTACTGCTGAAGCGACCGGTAGAAATCCAAGAATAGCTGAAGCAATGGTAGATCAAACGATAGAGGTTGATAGTATCTCTACAGAAGGCAAGGTCATCACTTTCTCTACTTCTGAGGCCATCAAATATGGGTTTTGTGAAGCGCAGGTAGATGATCTTAAAGAAATCGTAAGTCGGTCTGGAATCGAAGAATATGAGTTGTATGAATACGAGCTGAGTATGTCTGAAAGAATTGTATCCATTTTCATCAATCCCTTTGTTAGTGGGATTTTGATTATGGTTATTCTGGGAGGCATTTATTTTGAATTACAGACACCAGGAGTGGGTTTTCCTATACTGGCCGCCCTAGTTGCATTGGTTTTATACTTTATTCCCTATTACATGAATGGGTTGGCAGAATATTGGGAGATGGCTCTTTTCTTTATCGGGCTGGTCTTGATTGCCTTAGAGATTTTTGTCATACCTGGGTTCGGCATAGCCGGCATCTCTGGAATATTCTTGTCAGTAGGCTCATTGGTGCTTATCATGGTCAACAATGACTTTTTTGATTTCTCTTTTGTACCAACTGGCAATATAGCTGTGGCTGCTATGACAGCTCTGCTAGGGTTGATTGGAGCATTTATAGTGATGTTCATTGGGGGAGTGAGGTTGACACAATCAAAAGCCTTTGATCGAATTGCATTGCCCAATGTTCTGGATTCAAAAGCGGGCTATACCTCAAATTTTAAAACAGAATCTTTCATAGGTAAGACGGGTAATACCTACACGATTTTGCGTCCCAGTGGTAAGGTGATGATTGAAGATGCTATCTATGATGCATCTAGTCGAGGGGAGTATATAGATAAGGATACAGAAATAGAAGTGATAGCCGAAGAAGGGAATTATTTAAAAGTAAGGCAAAAATCATGA
- a CDS encoding nuclear transport factor 2 family protein → MRRTLTFLLFCVSPLMGLAQEERINELLDAWHQAASEANADSYFDLLADDGYFLGTDSSEVWTKEEFYGFSKPYFDKGKAWSFKATRRKVFFSSNEKVAWFEETLDTWMGPCRGSGVLEKEKGEWKLKQYNLAVLVANDDIQEYLKILKGKSADE, encoded by the coding sequence ATGAGAAGGACATTGACCTTTTTGTTGTTTTGTGTGTCTCCATTAATGGGTTTGGCTCAAGAAGAGCGCATCAACGAACTGTTGGATGCCTGGCATCAAGCCGCTAGCGAAGCGAATGCAGATTCATATTTTGACTTACTTGCTGATGATGGATATTTTTTAGGCACTGACTCCTCAGAAGTTTGGACCAAAGAAGAGTTCTATGGTTTCAGCAAACCTTACTTTGATAAAGGCAAAGCCTGGAGTTTCAAAGCGACAAGGAGAAAGGTCTTTTTTTCATCGAATGAAAAAGTAGCCTGGTTCGAAGAAACCTTAGATACCTGGATGGGACCCTGTAGGGGATCTGGAGTTTTGGAAAAGGAAAAAGGAGAGTGGAAGCTCAAGCAATACAATTTGGCTGTATTGGTAGCGAATGATGACATTCAGGAATATTTGAAAATACTAAAAGGGAAAAGTGCGGATGAATAA
- a CDS encoding HAD family hydrolase has product MFQSVSSVIFDMDGVIIDSEPISQKVVHEMAMARGVDLPDQIHRDYVGAKTSTKWAFIVESYGWKDDVMRLTAESDDRYLELIKTSELNPIDGVLELMEAIYQMNKKMIVASSASRYNIRLVLDKFGLSNYFDQFVSSEDVKHAKPNPDIFLKAAQQLKSRPDECLVIEDSKNGVLAAKSAGMQVIGYQNHRSGNQDLEAADHVVNHLDEVIALIQD; this is encoded by the coding sequence ATGTTTCAATCTGTTAGTTCCGTCATCTTTGATATGGATGGTGTCATTATCGATAGTGAACCCATCTCCCAAAAGGTGGTTCATGAAATGGCGATGGCAAGAGGAGTGGATCTGCCTGATCAAATTCATAGAGACTATGTGGGTGCGAAAACCTCGACAAAATGGGCATTTATAGTCGAGAGTTATGGTTGGAAAGATGATGTGATGAGGTTGACTGCAGAATCCGATGATCGCTATCTGGAACTAATCAAAACATCAGAATTGAATCCAATAGATGGTGTGCTTGAATTGATGGAAGCGATATATCAGATGAATAAAAAAATGATCGTAGCTTCTTCTGCTTCGCGCTATAATATTCGTTTGGTTTTAGATAAATTTGGCCTCTCAAACTACTTTGATCAATTTGTAAGTAGTGAGGATGTGAAACACGCAAAACCCAATCCTGATATTTTTTTGAAGGCTGCTCAGCAATTGAAAAGTCGGCCTGATGAGTGTTTGGTGATCGAGGACTCTAAGAATGGTGTGCTTGCAGCAAAGTCGGCAGGTATGCAAGTCATCGGCTATCAGAATCACCGCTCAGGCAATCAGGATCTAGAAGCTGCTGATCATGTCGTCAATCACCTGGATGAAGTAATAGCACTGATTCAGGACTAG
- the pgi gene encoding glucose-6-phosphate isomerase, whose product MFPKVNPAQTDAWAELEKHYDEISKEPMVDMFENDPDRFKKYSIQWKDFLVDYSKNIINEETKASLIKLAKECQLKEAIEAMFTGEKINETENRAVLHTALRSNSSEPLKVDGEDVRPLIQTELKKLEAFANKFHAGELKGYSGKSLNTIVNIGIGGSDLGPYMVTEALKPYWVKGVKAHFVSNVDGSHLYQVLQEVNPEETLFIVASKTFTTQETMTNAQSAKDWFLDSAKSEAEIAKHFIALSTNQAAVEAFGIDSKNMFEFWDWVGGRYSLWSSIGASIALTIGFDNFKQLLDGAEAMDLHFRETDFEENLPVIMAMLGVWYNNFFGAESHAILPYDQYLHRFASYLQQGDMESNGKFIDRNGDPIAIQTGQIIWGEPGTNGQHAFYQLIHQGTKFIASDFIAAAQSQNPVGDHHPKLLANFFAQTEALMKGKIEEQVVAELMDAGKTEEEIDLLMPFKVFEGNQPTNSILIKKITPFNLGALIAMYEHKIFVQGVIWNVFSFDQWGVELGKQLAGGILPELEGDAPVDTHDASTNGLINQYKSWK is encoded by the coding sequence ATGTTTCCAAAAGTAAATCCGGCGCAGACAGACGCCTGGGCAGAACTAGAAAAGCACTACGACGAAATCTCAAAAGAACCAATGGTGGATATGTTTGAAAACGATCCAGATCGTTTCAAAAAATACTCTATCCAATGGAAAGACTTTCTAGTTGATTATTCAAAAAACATCATCAATGAGGAAACAAAAGCATCCTTGATCAAATTGGCAAAAGAATGTCAGTTGAAAGAGGCCATTGAAGCCATGTTTACTGGCGAAAAAATCAATGAAACGGAAAATAGAGCGGTTCTTCATACTGCGCTTAGAAGCAACAGCTCTGAACCATTGAAAGTAGATGGTGAGGATGTGAGACCTTTGATCCAAACTGAATTGAAGAAGTTGGAAGCTTTTGCCAATAAGTTCCATGCAGGTGAGCTGAAAGGATATAGTGGAAAATCACTGAACACCATTGTGAATATTGGTATTGGTGGTTCTGATCTTGGACCTTATATGGTTACCGAAGCATTAAAACCATACTGGGTTAAAGGAGTGAAAGCACACTTTGTATCTAATGTCGATGGCTCACATCTATATCAGGTGCTGCAGGAAGTAAATCCAGAAGAGACTTTGTTTATCGTAGCTTCTAAAACCTTCACTACTCAGGAGACTATGACCAATGCCCAATCGGCCAAAGATTGGTTTTTGGATTCCGCCAAGTCTGAAGCAGAAATCGCTAAGCATTTCATCGCCCTTTCTACTAACCAAGCAGCTGTAGAGGCTTTTGGTATCGATTCTAAGAACATGTTTGAGTTCTGGGATTGGGTAGGAGGTAGATATTCCCTATGGTCATCTATTGGTGCCTCGATTGCCCTTACCATTGGTTTTGACAATTTCAAGCAGCTGCTAGATGGGGCAGAGGCTATGGATTTACACTTTAGGGAAACCGACTTTGAGGAAAACTTGCCGGTGATCATGGCCATGTTGGGCGTCTGGTACAACAACTTCTTTGGGGCTGAATCACATGCGATACTTCCTTATGATCAGTATTTACATCGCTTTGCTAGCTATCTGCAACAAGGCGATATGGAGAGTAATGGTAAATTTATTGACAGAAATGGAGATCCTATTGCCATCCAAACTGGACAAATCATCTGGGGAGAGCCAGGCACGAATGGACAGCATGCTTTCTATCAACTGATCCATCAGGGAACTAAGTTTATTGCTTCTGATTTTATAGCAGCTGCTCAAAGCCAGAATCCCGTCGGAGATCATCATCCAAAGCTATTGGCCAACTTCTTTGCCCAGACAGAAGCTCTAATGAAGGGTAAGATCGAGGAGCAGGTAGTAGCTGAATTGATGGATGCAGGCAAAACCGAAGAGGAAATTGACTTGTTGATGCCATTCAAAGTATTTGAAGGAAATCAACCCACCAACTCCATACTGATCAAGAAAATTACTCCATTCAATCTAGGTGCTTTGATCGCAATGTACGAACATAAGATTTTCGTACAGGGGGTGATATGGAATGTATTCAGTTTTGATCAATGGGGTGTAGAACTCGGTAAACAATTGGCTGGTGGTATTTTGCCGGAGCTAGAAGGTGATGCGCCAGTTGATACGCACGATGCATCTACAAACGGCTTGATCAATCAATACAAGAGCTGGAAATAA
- a CDS encoding methylglyoxal synthase, giving the protein MRIAVIAHDGMKAEMVGFLRGNDDKLDGAELVATGTTGTHAEKGGLKVKKFLSGPMGGDAQIATLVAEKKLDLVLFFRDPHGKHPHEPDIQMLMRLCDVHNIPLATNPAGAQLLLDGLYSKKKK; this is encoded by the coding sequence ATGAGAATTGCAGTGATTGCCCATGATGGAATGAAAGCCGAAATGGTAGGTTTCTTAAGAGGCAATGATGATAAACTAGATGGAGCAGAATTAGTAGCTACCGGAACCACAGGTACTCATGCAGAGAAAGGCGGATTGAAGGTAAAGAAATTCCTTTCGGGACCTATGGGAGGTGATGCTCAGATTGCGACATTGGTAGCTGAGAAAAAATTAGATCTTGTATTGTTCTTCAGAGATCCGCACGGTAAGCACCCTCACGAACCAGATATTCAAATGCTGATGAGACTTTGTGATGTTCACAATATCCCTTTGGCCACCAATCCAGCAGGGGCTCAATTGCTATTGGACGGACTTTATAGTAAGAAGAAAAAGTAA
- a CDS encoding universal stress protein, whose product MKSFKKILVALDHTDIDKELIKAASFISTLAKSEEVRFINVIKNTNIPEHIKKEFPNLMEDALKDRNKEIALKVDQHFENDSCKTIIEITSGQPTKCILKYSAGKNTDLIIMGRKNEKKGGGVLIHRVARRAGCSLLIIPRGYNKKVNKILVPIDYSDHSLDSVNQLIELSEDKIPKVKLVPQHVYQVPSGYHYAGKSFNDFGKIMEENSIKEYEAFKTKFKETDLDIEPIFTLDREEDVISTIYKTAKKIRANAIVIGAKGVTSTSALFLGSSAEKLIQLDSEIPLFVMRARGKQKGIIEYLLKL is encoded by the coding sequence ATGAAAAGCTTCAAAAAAATACTAGTTGCCTTAGATCACACCGACATTGACAAGGAACTCATCAAAGCTGCCTCCTTTATTTCTACATTGGCTAAAAGTGAGGAGGTTCGTTTTATCAACGTGATCAAAAACACTAATATTCCAGAACACATCAAGAAGGAATTTCCAAATTTGATGGAGGACGCTCTGAAGGATCGTAATAAAGAAATTGCCTTAAAAGTGGATCAACACTTCGAAAATGATTCGTGCAAGACAATCATTGAGATCACTTCTGGACAGCCGACCAAATGCATTTTAAAATACAGTGCTGGTAAAAACACTGACCTCATCATTATGGGTCGAAAAAATGAGAAAAAAGGCGGTGGAGTGTTGATTCATAGAGTAGCAAGACGGGCGGGTTGCTCATTGCTAATCATACCGAGGGGATACAATAAGAAGGTCAATAAAATCCTGGTTCCTATCGACTATTCAGATCATTCCTTAGATTCAGTCAATCAATTGATCGAATTATCTGAGGACAAGATACCGAAGGTTAAATTGGTGCCTCAGCATGTGTACCAGGTTCCTTCTGGATATCATTATGCTGGCAAATCATTCAATGATTTCGGGAAGATCATGGAGGAAAACAGCATCAAAGAATATGAAGCCTTCAAAACCAAATTCAAAGAAACTGATTTGGATATTGAACCGATATTCACGCTGGATCGAGAAGAGGATGTGATTTCGACGATTTATAAAACAGCCAAAAAGATCAGAGCCAATGCCATAGTAATTGGTGCGAAAGGGGTGACTAGCACCTCTGCCCTATTTTTAGGTAGTAGTGCGGAGAAACTTATTCAGCTGGATTCAGAAATTCCACTCTTTGTCATGAGAGCAAGAGGAAAACAAAAAGGCATCATAGAGTATCTACTGAAATTATAA
- a CDS encoding aminotransferase class V-fold PLP-dependent enzyme, translating to MNKIFFTPGPSALYFTVEQHIKEALKNNIPSISHRSKQYVQMHQETVNALRQLLNLPEGYQIGFTSSATEIWERMAENLIDNNSYHFVNGSFSEKFYKTAKDLGKNAILDEAVPGSNHDLTQATIPDEVELIGVVQNETSTGAMLPVADIEALRKNNPDKLLVVDSVSSLPVTKYDFSQLDSLYFSVQKCFGLPAGLGVWIYNERCLEKAQKLKEAGKYHETYNGLLSIDKFAQKHQTSCTPNVLNIYLLGKVVQDMLNKGIDQIRNEAIYKSTLIYDLFEKHEKLSPFVSEKKFRSLTVGVGQVEGGAEPLMSALADKGMQVGSGYGPFKGQHIRIASFPTHSKEQVEMLVDTINALDF from the coding sequence ATGAACAAAATATTTTTCACTCCCGGCCCTTCTGCCTTGTATTTTACAGTAGAACAACACATCAAAGAGGCGCTGAAGAACAACATTCCATCAATCAGTCATAGAAGCAAACAATATGTCCAAATGCATCAGGAGACAGTTAATGCTTTGAGACAACTCCTGAACCTACCAGAAGGATACCAGATTGGTTTTACTTCTTCTGCGACGGAGATTTGGGAGAGAATGGCCGAGAACTTAATTGACAACAACTCCTATCACTTTGTGAATGGATCTTTTTCAGAGAAATTTTATAAAACGGCAAAGGACCTTGGCAAAAACGCCATTTTGGATGAAGCCGTCCCAGGAAGCAATCACGATCTAACTCAAGCTACCATTCCAGACGAAGTAGAATTGATCGGAGTAGTACAAAATGAAACCAGTACTGGAGCTATGCTTCCGGTAGCAGACATTGAGGCACTCAGAAAAAACAATCCGGACAAACTCTTAGTGGTAGACTCTGTAAGTTCTTTGCCGGTGACCAAATATGACTTCAGTCAATTGGACAGCTTGTACTTTTCTGTTCAAAAATGTTTTGGTCTTCCAGCAGGATTGGGAGTATGGATATATAATGAAAGATGCCTTGAAAAAGCCCAGAAACTCAAAGAAGCTGGCAAGTATCATGAGACATACAATGGTCTTTTGAGTATCGACAAATTTGCACAGAAACATCAAACGAGTTGCACCCCAAATGTGCTGAACATTTATCTATTGGGTAAAGTGGTACAGGATATGTTAAACAAGGGAATTGATCAAATCAGAAATGAAGCCATATATAAAAGCACTTTGATTTATGATTTGTTTGAGAAACACGAAAAACTTTCTCCATTCGTATCAGAAAAGAAATTCAGATCGCTGACTGTAGGCGTGGGCCAGGTAGAAGGCGGAGCAGAACCATTGATGTCAGCTTTGGCCGACAAGGGGATGCAAGTAGGTAGTGGATATGGTCCATTCAAAGGTCAGCACATCCGAATTGCAAGTTTCCCGACACACTCTAAGGAACAAGTAGAAATGCTTGTAGATACCATCAATGCTTTGGATTTTTAA